From the genome of Marixanthomonas ophiurae, one region includes:
- a CDS encoding carboxypeptidase-like regulatory domain-containing protein, giving the protein MKANYINITLFGILFLLIFSCSEDKIGENQTGSITGKVVEVGTNTPVENARVSSQPLTSTIFTDETGKFVLENVPVGEYSVEARKDGFLGGFEPANVTSSKPVNVIFELELSTADNKPPSTPVLLSPGDGVTLQSIEVEFAWDSTDPDDDDLTYSIELRNDIDEEVLMFENITDTTFVYSTLTLGAKYFWQVTVTDEINDPVKSPVRSFDVINAPVDNRFLFVRNIDGNNVIFSADEEGAEFQLTSKDKNSYRPRRNVAANRIAYLQTDGADVDIYTMARDGTDKQRVTNLVRPKGFDLAEINISWPPTSDMIYFPRFDKLYRINSNGQGLDQVYKTPDGSFISEVDVSENDDIIALKTNNINGYDISIFTIDFEGNVLNNILSGVDGGASGLNLSVTNQMVLYSYDVSGYESNNYRRLNSRMFVYDMVEDTNTDISDQKPNGTNDLEPIFSPNEAEVIFTNTSNDGISQRDIYTVEVDPGEQGVERLLLYENAFMPDWE; this is encoded by the coding sequence ATGAAAGCTAACTATATAAATATAACACTATTCGGAATTCTATTTTTGCTCATTTTTTCTTGTAGCGAAGATAAAATTGGTGAAAACCAGACAGGTTCCATAACTGGAAAAGTTGTGGAAGTGGGTACAAACACTCCTGTCGAAAATGCAAGGGTTTCATCACAGCCTTTAACGAGCACAATTTTTACAGATGAAACAGGAAAGTTCGTACTTGAAAATGTACCAGTTGGTGAATACTCAGTAGAAGCACGTAAAGATGGATTTTTAGGTGGTTTTGAACCAGCTAACGTAACTTCTAGTAAACCAGTAAATGTAATCTTTGAACTTGAACTATCAACAGCCGATAACAAGCCACCCTCTACACCTGTTTTGTTGTCACCTGGAGATGGTGTAACTTTGCAAAGTATAGAGGTTGAATTTGCTTGGGACTCTACAGATCCAGATGATGATGATTTAACTTATTCAATAGAATTGCGAAATGATATTGACGAAGAGGTGTTAATGTTTGAAAATATAACAGACACTACCTTTGTTTATTCAACATTAACTTTGGGTGCCAAATACTTTTGGCAAGTTACCGTAACAGATGAAATTAATGACCCTGTAAAAAGCCCAGTTCGCTCTTTTGATGTCATAAACGCACCGGTGGATAATAGATTTCTTTTTGTTAGAAACATAGATGGAAACAATGTAATATTCTCTGCAGATGAAGAAGGAGCAGAATTTCAGTTGACTTCAAAAGACAAAAATAGTTATAGACCAAGAAGAAATGTAGCAGCAAATAGAATTGCTTATTTACAGACCGACGGGGCAGATGTTGATATTTATACAATGGCCCGTGATGGTACCGATAAACAACGTGTAACAAACCTTGTGAGGCCTAAAGGGTTTGACTTAGCCGAAATTAATATTTCTTGGCCACCTACCAGTGATATGATTTATTTTCCAAGGTTTGATAAGCTCTACAGAATAAACTCAAACGGACAAGGTTTGGACCAAGTATATAAAACCCCAGATGGTTCATTTATCTCTGAAGTAGATGTAAGCGAAAACGATGATATTATTGCCCTAAAAACAAATAACATAAATGGATATGATATTTCTATATTTACTATAGATTTTGAAGGCAATGTGTTGAACAATATTCTTTCAGGAGTTGATGGTGGCGCAAGTGGTCTTAATCTTTCAGTTACCAATCAAATGGTACTTTATTCTTATGATGTTTCTGGCTATGAAAGCAATAATTATAGACGATTAAACTCTAGAATGTTTGTTTATGATATGGTTGAAGATACAAATACCGATATTTCTGATCAAAAACCAAACGGCACCAATGACCTAGAGCCAATATTTTCACCAAATGAAGCTGAAGTTATTTTTACAAACACTTCAAATGATGGTATATCGCAAAGAGATATTTATACAGTAGAAGTAGATCCAGGTGAACAAGGTGTTGAACGCTTATTACTATATGAAAATGCTTTTATGCCCGATTGGGAATAA
- a CDS encoding AIR synthase related protein — protein sequence MSEEVSKRYAKRGVSASKEDVHKAIKNVDKGLFPSAFCKIVPDYLTGDDDYCLVMHADGAGTKSSLAYMYWKETGDVSVWKGIAQDALIMNVDDLLCVGATDNIMLSSTIGRNKNMISGDVISAIINGTEELISDIKKHGVSIHSTGGETADVGDLVRTIIVDSTVTARIKRSNVIDNANIKAGDVIVGLESFGQATYETEYNGGMGSNGLTSARHDVFHNYLAKKYPESFDASVPDDLVYSGSKKLTDPIAETSLDAGKLVLSPTRTYAPVIKKILAQFTNKQIHGMVHCSGGAQTKILHFVENLHIIKDNLFEVPPLFKLIQQESKTDWKEMYQVFNMGHRMELYVPKEIASEIIKISKSFDIDAQIIGRVEASGEKKLTINTSQGSFIYK from the coding sequence ATGAGTGAAGAAGTTTCAAAAAGGTATGCAAAGCGAGGTGTTTCAGCTTCAAAGGAGGATGTACACAAAGCTATTAAAAATGTGGACAAAGGGTTATTTCCTAGCGCTTTTTGTAAAATTGTTCCAGATTACCTTACAGGAGATGATGATTACTGTCTGGTTATGCATGCAGATGGAGCCGGAACAAAATCTTCTCTGGCGTATATGTATTGGAAAGAAACCGGAGACGTATCCGTATGGAAAGGGATTGCCCAAGACGCATTGATTATGAATGTGGACGATCTTCTTTGCGTGGGTGCCACCGATAATATTATGCTATCTTCTACTATTGGACGAAATAAAAATATGATTTCGGGTGATGTGATTTCAGCAATTATTAATGGCACGGAAGAACTTATTTCAGATATTAAAAAACATGGCGTTTCCATCCACTCTACGGGTGGTGAAACGGCAGATGTTGGTGATTTGGTTCGTACTATTATTGTTGATTCTACGGTAACTGCAAGAATAAAACGCAGTAATGTTATTGACAATGCAAATATTAAAGCTGGTGATGTTATTGTTGGTTTGGAATCTTTTGGGCAGGCTACTTATGAAACCGAATATAACGGTGGTATGGGAAGTAATGGATTGACATCTGCACGACATGATGTGTTCCATAACTATTTAGCAAAAAAATATCCGGAAAGTTTCGATGCTTCCGTTCCTGATGATTTGGTGTATTCTGGCTCAAAAAAATTAACCGATCCAATAGCCGAAACCTCTCTTGATGCGGGTAAATTAGTATTATCCCCAACCCGTACATACGCTCCTGTTATTAAAAAAATACTAGCTCAATTTACTAATAAGCAAATTCATGGAATGGTACATTGTAGCGGAGGAGCGCAGACTAAAATTCTTCATTTTGTAGAAAATCTTCATATTATAAAAGATAATTTATTTGAAGTTCCGCCTTTATTTAAACTCATACAGCAGGAGAGTAAAACGGATTGGAAAGAAATGTACCAAGTTTTTAATATGGGGCACCGTATGGAACTATACGTTCCAAAGGAAATAGCTTCAGAAATTATTAAAATTTCTAAGTCTTTTGATATTGATGCACAGATTATTGGGCGCGTAGAAGCTTCAGGTGAAAAGAAATTGACAATAAACACATCTCAAGGTAGTTTTATCTATAAGTAA
- a CDS encoding DUF3078 domain-containing protein yields the protein MMRFVIVLLLMLPIIGLAQEDSERGYVFILNTLHAENPVYFHTPVPQEKKRDPVLAVNSLQRKRPVFFRVPLKPKPIKRRSVYGFVKPTLWGSYNRIGVNVSEVAFVNWNAGGVSSVSGLVEVDLKRTYKTKNTRWKNELLAKYGINKQKELGLRKTEDNIELNSSFGFRNDSLTNLYYTAKLRFATQFSNGYEYPDTSNEISTVFSPAYLFLGVGTEYGANDGNLSVYTSPLTVKSTIVLDQELANNGAFGVTPAVLNDQGEVVEEGDNLLTQMGILITSEYKAEIFKNVSLSNKVTLYTDYLDDFGNIDVDWQIDFNFQVNHFIVANLGSHFKYDNDIKMTVENEEGELIEQGPIAQWKQQLGIGVIVEL from the coding sequence ATGATGCGATTTGTGATTGTTTTATTGTTAATGCTACCTATAATAGGATTGGCACAAGAGGATAGCGAAAGAGGATACGTTTTTATACTTAATACACTCCATGCGGAAAATCCAGTATATTTTCATACTCCAGTTCCTCAAGAAAAGAAAAGAGATCCCGTTTTAGCTGTTAATAGTTTGCAAAGGAAAAGGCCTGTTTTTTTTCGCGTTCCATTAAAACCTAAACCTATTAAAAGAAGAAGTGTCTATGGATTCGTGAAACCTACTTTGTGGGGCTCCTATAATAGAATAGGTGTTAATGTTAGTGAAGTAGCTTTTGTTAATTGGAACGCTGGTGGTGTGAGTTCTGTTTCAGGATTAGTAGAGGTAGATTTAAAGCGAACTTATAAAACCAAAAATACCCGTTGGAAAAACGAGCTTTTGGCCAAGTACGGTATCAATAAACAAAAAGAATTAGGTTTAAGAAAAACAGAAGACAATATTGAACTGAACAGCTCATTCGGATTTAGAAATGACAGTCTTACCAATCTTTACTATACAGCTAAGTTAAGGTTTGCCACTCAATTTTCTAATGGTTATGAGTACCCAGATACCTCAAACGAAATTTCTACAGTATTTTCTCCTGCTTATCTTTTTTTAGGAGTAGGTACGGAATATGGTGCTAATGACGGTAACTTATCTGTTTATACTTCTCCATTAACAGTAAAATCTACCATAGTTTTAGATCAAGAGTTGGCAAATAATGGTGCCTTTGGTGTTACGCCAGCAGTTTTAAATGATCAGGGTGAAGTTGTAGAAGAAGGTGATAATCTGCTTACTCAAATGGGTATTTTAATCACCAGTGAATATAAAGCTGAAATATTTAAAAATGTTAGCCTCTCAAACAAAGTGACTTTATATACCGATTATTTGGATGATTTTGGTAATATAGATGTTGATTGGCAAATAGATTTCAACTTCCAAGTAAACCACTTTATAGTGGCTAATCTTGGTTCTCATTTTAAATATGACAATGATATAAAAATGACGGTGGAGAATGAAGAAGGTGAACTAATTGAGCAAGGTCCTATTGCTCAATGGAAACAGCAATTGGGCATTGGTGTGATAGTTGAGTTATAA
- the prfA gene encoding peptide chain release factor 1: MLEKLQIVKQRFDEVSDLIIQPDIISDQKRYIQLNKEYKDLRLLMDKRERYLTLTNRIEEAEEIIKESSDDEMIEMGKMQLEEAQEELPKLDDEIKFLLIPKDPEDSKNAVMEIRAGTGGDEASIFAGDLYRMYTKYCESKGWKVNTVDYSEGTSGGFKEIQMEIEGDDVYGILKFEAGVHRVQRVPQTETQGRVHTSAATVMVFPEAEEFDVEIDPKDVRIDYFCSSGPGGQSVNTTYSAVRLTHEPTGLVAQCQDQKSQHKNKEKAFKVLRSRLYDMELAKKQAEDAAKRGSMVTSGDRSAKIRTYNYSQGRVTDHRINLTLYDLSNIIDGDIQKIIDELQMVSNTEKLKEAGETF, encoded by the coding sequence ATGTTAGAGAAACTTCAAATAGTAAAACAACGATTTGATGAGGTAAGCGACCTTATTATTCAACCAGATATAATTAGTGATCAAAAAAGATATATTCAATTAAATAAGGAATATAAGGACCTTAGGCTGCTAATGGACAAACGTGAAAGATATCTTACCCTTACCAATCGTATTGAAGAAGCCGAAGAAATTATAAAAGAAAGCAGCGATGATGAAATGATTGAGATGGGGAAAATGCAGCTGGAAGAAGCTCAAGAGGAGTTGCCAAAATTAGATGACGAAATTAAATTTCTTTTAATTCCTAAGGATCCAGAAGACTCCAAAAATGCGGTTATGGAAATTAGAGCGGGTACGGGTGGTGATGAAGCAAGTATTTTTGCAGGAGACCTATACCGTATGTACACTAAATATTGCGAGAGCAAAGGCTGGAAAGTAAATACTGTCGATTACAGCGAAGGAACTAGTGGTGGTTTCAAAGAAATACAAATGGAAATTGAAGGTGATGATGTTTATGGAATCCTAAAGTTTGAAGCAGGCGTACACCGGGTACAACGAGTGCCACAAACTGAAACACAAGGTCGAGTACATACCAGTGCTGCAACAGTAATGGTCTTTCCTGAAGCAGAAGAGTTTGATGTGGAAATCGATCCTAAGGATGTTCGTATTGATTATTTCTGTTCTTCTGGACCTGGTGGTCAATCTGTAAACACAACTTATTCTGCAGTACGTTTAACACACGAACCAACTGGTCTAGTAGCGCAATGTCAAGACCAAAAGTCTCAGCATAAAAACAAAGAAAAAGCGTTTAAGGTGCTTCGTTCTAGGTTGTATGATATGGAGTTAGCAAAGAAACAAGCTGAAGATGCAGCAAAAAGAGGCTCCATGGTTACTAGTGGTGATCGTAGTGCTAAAATTAGAACCTACAATTACTCACAAGGACGTGTGACTGATCACCGTATTAATTTAACTTTGTACGATTTAAGTAATATTATTGATGGAGATATTCAGAAAATAATAGACGAACTACAAATGGTGAGCAATACGGAAAAACTGAAAGAAGCAGGGGAAACCTTTTAG
- the pyrF gene encoding orotidine-5'-phosphate decarboxylase, which translates to MTTQQLVSEIHKKKSFLCIGLDVDLNKIPKHLLEEDDPIFSFNKAIIDATHHLAVAYKPNTAFYEAYGIKGWKSLQKTIEYLNKNHPEIFTIADAKRGDIGNTSSMYAHAFFNDLGFDSVTVAPYMGKDSIEPFLAFEDKHTILLALTSNEGAFDFQTKKIGEDETYKTVLKTSKSWKNSENLMYVVGATKAEYFSEIRKIVPDSFLLVPGVGAQGGSLAEVCRYGMNKNIGLLINSSRGVLYASNNLDFAEAAQAEAEKLQLQMEKLMHAV; encoded by the coding sequence ATGACAACACAGCAATTAGTTTCAGAAATACATAAGAAAAAGTCGTTTTTATGCATTGGTCTGGATGTTGATTTAAATAAAATTCCGAAGCATTTGTTAGAAGAGGATGATCCTATTTTTTCTTTCAATAAAGCAATTATTGATGCTACCCATCACTTGGCGGTAGCCTATAAGCCCAATACAGCTTTTTATGAAGCCTACGGAATTAAGGGTTGGAAATCCCTTCAAAAAACAATAGAATATTTAAATAAAAACCATCCCGAAATCTTTACCATTGCCGATGCTAAACGGGGTGATATAGGTAATACCTCTTCCATGTATGCTCACGCTTTTTTTAATGATTTAGGCTTTGACTCGGTAACGGTTGCTCCGTATATGGGAAAAGATTCAATAGAACCTTTTTTAGCCTTTGAAGATAAACACACTATTTTATTAGCATTGACTTCCAATGAAGGAGCTTTCGACTTTCAAACAAAGAAAATAGGTGAAGATGAAACATACAAAACCGTTTTAAAAACTTCAAAAAGCTGGAAAAACTCGGAAAACTTAATGTACGTTGTTGGAGCAACCAAAGCTGAGTATTTTTCAGAAATACGAAAAATAGTTCCAGACAGCTTTCTGTTAGTACCAGGAGTCGGTGCACAAGGCGGTAGTTTGGCCGAAGTTTGTAGATATGGGATGAATAAAAATATTGGACTTTTAATCAATTCCTCTAGAGGTGTTTTGTATGCTTCAAATAATTTAGATTTTGCTGAAGCTGCTCAAGCTGAAGCTGAAAAGCTACAACTGCAAATGGAAAAGCTAATGCATGCAGTTTAA
- a CDS encoding ABC transporter substrate-binding protein — translation MQFKDQLGNIISLSKTPKRIVSLVPSQTELLVDLGLKENLVGITKFCVHPKNLRKEIKVVGGTKSLHFDKVKAVKPDLIICNKEENTKEMVVELQKIAPVWVSDIFSIDDSLDMIKQIGLLCDVEEEALSICSKIISEKEDFLNFVKNKPTKKVAYVIWKKPLMIAGKNTFINELLVLNNFENSCEDESSRYPEVEKDFLKQADEILLSTEPFPFKEKDAITLSKELDKKVSIVDGEYFSWYGSRLVGAFSYFKSLHS, via the coding sequence ATGCAGTTTAAAGATCAGCTAGGAAATATCATTTCACTTTCCAAAACTCCTAAAAGGATTGTTTCTTTAGTACCTTCTCAAACTGAATTATTAGTGGATTTAGGCTTAAAAGAAAATCTAGTAGGAATCACCAAATTTTGTGTACACCCTAAAAATTTAAGAAAAGAAATAAAAGTAGTAGGAGGTACTAAAAGTTTACACTTTGATAAAGTGAAGGCAGTTAAACCAGACTTAATAATTTGCAATAAAGAAGAAAACACTAAAGAAATGGTAGTTGAACTTCAAAAAATTGCGCCAGTTTGGGTAAGTGATATTTTTTCTATTGATGATAGTTTAGATATGATAAAACAAATTGGTTTGCTATGCGATGTAGAAGAGGAAGCTTTGTCAATTTGCTCAAAAATCATTTCTGAAAAAGAAGATTTTTTAAATTTTGTAAAAAATAAACCTACTAAAAAAGTAGCCTATGTCATTTGGAAAAAACCTCTAATGATAGCAGGTAAAAATACCTTTATTAATGAATTGTTAGTGCTCAACAATTTTGAAAATAGTTGCGAAGATGAATCCTCACGATACCCAGAAGTGGAAAAAGACTTTTTAAAACAAGCTGATGAAATTTTATTGTCAACAGAGCCTTTTCCTTTTAAAGAAAAAGATGCTATAACTTTGAGTAAAGAGCTAGATAAAAAAGTTTCGATAGTAGATGGGGAGTATTTTAGCTGGTATGGGTCAAGACTTGTAGGCGCCTTTTCATATTTTAAAAGTCTACACTCTTAA
- a CDS encoding Lacal_2735 family protein: MMNWFKKETKLDKLKKRYKYLMRKSYEIALKDKEKSDYIHDKAEAVFEQIKSLRYQYAEK; this comes from the coding sequence ATGATGAATTGGTTTAAAAAAGAAACAAAGCTCGACAAATTAAAAAAACGATATAAATATTTAATGCGAAAATCTTATGAAATCGCATTAAAGGATAAAGAAAAAAGCGATTATATTCATGATAAAGCCGAAGCGGTTTTTGAACAAATAAAATCACTTCGATATCAATACGCAGAGAAATAA
- a CDS encoding DUF4197 domain-containing protein, translated as MFYKKIALFCSIFMLVSCAELQNVVNTLPTGQVGTDPTMIANGLRQALDFGIEKQVTKLTKENGFYKNQLVKILLPEELQKVDRTLRDIGLGSLADEGLKAMNRAAEDAVKEATPIFVNAVKEITFNDAKNILLGSDNAATSYLQNRTNSQLYAKFNPVIKNSFSKVGADRIWTNIITKYNSVPFVNKVNPDLTDYVTNEALKGVYTMIGVEEKKIRSSAQSRTTTLLRQVFALQD; from the coding sequence ATGTTTTATAAGAAAATAGCTTTGTTTTGTTCCATATTTATGTTGGTTTCTTGCGCCGAGCTTCAAAACGTTGTCAACACCCTGCCTACTGGTCAAGTGGGTACAGACCCCACTATGATTGCCAATGGATTACGACAAGCACTAGACTTTGGTATTGAGAAGCAAGTTACTAAGTTGACTAAGGAGAATGGTTTTTACAAAAACCAATTAGTAAAGATTCTACTTCCAGAAGAGCTTCAAAAAGTGGATCGAACCTTACGAGATATCGGACTAGGAAGCTTAGCCGATGAAGGACTAAAAGCGATGAACCGGGCTGCTGAAGATGCTGTTAAAGAGGCTACACCAATTTTCGTAAACGCAGTAAAAGAAATTACTTTTAATGATGCAAAAAACATTCTGTTAGGTTCAGACAATGCCGCTACTAGTTATCTACAAAACAGAACGAATTCTCAATTATATGCTAAATTTAATCCTGTAATTAAAAACTCATTTTCAAAAGTCGGTGCTGATAGAATTTGGACTAACATCATTACAAAATACAACTCAGTACCCTTTGTAAATAAAGTAAACCCAGACCTTACTGACTATGTAACCAACGAAGCTTTAAAAGGTGTCTACACCATGATTGGGGTTGAAGAAAAGAAAATCAGGAGTTCTGCTCAATCTAGAACCACGACATTGTTAAGACAGGTTTTTGCCCTGCAAGATTAA
- a CDS encoding T9SS type A sorting domain-containing protein, translated as MKKIYLLGFTLCAFAFTGMAQVEQTDDFDSYDIGDISPQSDAWRTWSGAEGGAEEAQVSFDQATSGFQSLEINEVGAPAGIDMLYLIDSEPDSGIYTIQWNMYIPTGNEGYFNAQSGITEPQDPNTLFGGNVYFNEAGAAPGEGSVDGNPGGTFSFNHDVWFNVRCVYDIDNQLWDMFIDGTEVITDQQFAFNTPFTYLGAIDFYAPSEFTLFYIDDIVAGAGVLSTNDFSEAAFNVYPNPVKDVLNIESAAAVNNVTVYDVLGKTVLTAKPDAISPSIDMSALSSGAYLVQVTIDGASKTVKVIK; from the coding sequence ATGAAAAAAATTTACTTATTAGGTTTTACATTGTGTGCGTTTGCTTTTACAGGAATGGCGCAAGTTGAACAAACAGATGATTTTGACTCTTATGACATTGGAGACATATCACCACAATCTGATGCTTGGAGAACTTGGTCTGGTGCAGAAGGTGGAGCCGAAGAAGCTCAAGTATCATTTGATCAAGCAACCTCTGGTTTTCAATCTTTAGAGATTAATGAAGTTGGTGCTCCGGCTGGTATAGATATGCTATATTTAATAGACAGTGAACCTGACAGTGGTATTTACACAATTCAATGGAATATGTATATCCCAACTGGAAATGAAGGTTATTTCAATGCTCAAAGTGGGATTACTGAACCACAAGATCCAAATACACTTTTTGGAGGAAACGTTTACTTTAATGAGGCTGGAGCTGCTCCAGGAGAAGGAAGCGTAGATGGTAACCCAGGAGGTACTTTTTCTTTCAATCATGACGTTTGGTTTAACGTTAGATGTGTTTATGATATAGACAATCAACTATGGGATATGTTCATTGATGGCACTGAAGTAATTACAGACCAACAATTTGCTTTCAATACACCTTTTACATATTTAGGTGCAATCGATTTTTATGCACCTAGTGAATTTACTCTCTTTTATATAGATGATATAGTTGCTGGAGCTGGTGTATTGAGTACAAACGATTTCTCTGAAGCTGCATTTAATGTGTATCCTAACCCAGTTAAGGATGTGTTGAACATTGAGTCTGCCGCAGCAGTAAACAATGTAACAGTATATGACGTTCTTGGTAAAACAGTACTTACGGCAAAACCGGATGCTATTTCTCCAAGTATCGATATGAGTGCTCTTTCTTCTGGTGCTTACTTAGTGCAAGTAACCATTGATGGTGCCTCTAAAACAGTTAAAGTAATTAAATAA